From Deltaproteobacteria bacterium, the proteins below share one genomic window:
- a CDS encoding ABC transporter permease — MEAHVAANLGLVGLGAVVALAAWRGRRSPFWRARLAAIARRRPLALAVIAGFAAVALLDTVSWRDAQEQAGGIGEPRSALVRLFPADFREASYSAPFAAVEFYGGAPLAHPGRHLLGTDILGRDVLLLTLQGAKVALLVGGLTCAIAIPLALFLGVPAGWFGGRIDDLVFFLVSTLASMPSILLLIALVTAIGRGPLQVCFALAVTGWVGFCRLARAETLKIRELDYVQAARALGVPTRRILWRHVLPNLTHLIVITFVLTFSSLVLSEAVLSWLGLGLEGSWGQMIDQARDELSRAPVIWWNLGAASLALFTLILAVNRVGDAVRDVLDPRTAREQE, encoded by the coding sequence GTGGAAGCGCACGTCGCGGCCAACCTCGGACTGGTGGGGCTCGGCGCCGTGGTCGCGCTGGCGGCCTGGCGCGGGCGGCGCAGCCCGTTCTGGCGTGCGCGGCTGGCCGCGATCGCCCGGCGCCGGCCGCTCGCGCTCGCCGTGATCGCGGGCTTCGCGGCGGTGGCGCTCCTCGACACCGTGTCGTGGCGAGACGCGCAGGAGCAGGCCGGCGGGATCGGCGAGCCGCGCAGTGCGCTCGTGCGGCTCTTCCCGGCCGACTTCCGGGAAGCCAGCTACTCGGCGCCCTTCGCCGCCGTCGAGTTCTACGGCGGCGCGCCGCTCGCCCACCCGGGCCGCCACCTGCTCGGCACCGACATCCTGGGCCGCGACGTGCTCCTGCTGACGCTCCAGGGCGCGAAGGTGGCGCTGCTGGTCGGGGGGCTCACCTGCGCGATCGCGATCCCGCTGGCGCTCTTCCTGGGCGTGCCCGCCGGCTGGTTCGGCGGGCGCATCGACGACCTGGTGTTCTTCCTGGTCTCGACGCTCGCCTCGATGCCCTCGATCCTGCTCCTGATCGCGCTGGTCACCGCGATCGGGCGCGGGCCGCTCCAGGTGTGCTTCGCGCTGGCGGTGACCGGCTGGGTCGGCTTCTGCCGGCTCGCGCGCGCGGAGACGCTCAAGATCCGCGAGCTCGACTACGTGCAGGCGGCACGCGCCCTCGGCGTGCCCACCCGGCGCATCCTGTGGCGTCACGTGCTCCCGAACCTGACGCACCTGATCGTGATCACCTTCGTGCTCACCTTCTCGAGCCTGGTGCTCTCGGAGGCGGTGCTCTCCTGGCTGGGCCTCGGCCTCGAGGGGAGCTGGGGGCAGATGATCGACCAGGCGCGCGACGAGCTCTCGCGCGCCCCGGTGATCTGGTGGAACCTCGGCGCCGCCTCGCTGGCCCTCTTCACGCTGATCCTGGCCGTGAACCGCGTCGGTGACGCCGTCCGCGACGTGCTCGACCCGCGCACCGCGCGCG
- a CDS encoding ABC transporter permease, with amino-acid sequence MSAWLVRRLLWGAATVFGVLGFLFLLFFATAEPEDIARRALGEKAPPEAVAQWITSHGYDRPRVWNPAAPTDTMLFEHFRRMLAFDFGRSDADDVPIAQRLREGVGASLSLTVPLFLLGIPLALGASLFVAFFRETYIDRAGVVLAVVVMSVSILIYILAGQYLIGVLLRWFPISGFDADPAVLARFLALPVGVGLLHGLGSDLRFYRTVFVEETSRDYVRTAFAKGAGEGRVMARHVLPNAMLPILTHEVVRIPGLFTGALLLESFFGIPGLGSMTVDAIDANDFATLRVMVYVGALLFIAAQIVTDVAYTVVDPRVRLT; translated from the coding sequence GTGAGCGCCTGGCTGGTGCGCCGGCTCCTGTGGGGCGCCGCCACCGTCTTCGGTGTGCTCGGCTTCCTGTTCCTGCTCTTCTTCGCGACCGCCGAGCCCGAGGACATCGCCCGGCGCGCGCTCGGCGAGAAGGCGCCGCCCGAGGCGGTGGCGCAGTGGATCACGAGCCACGGCTACGACCGGCCCCGGGTCTGGAACCCCGCCGCTCCCACCGACACCATGCTCTTCGAGCACTTCCGGCGCATGCTCGCCTTCGACTTCGGGCGCAGCGACGCCGACGACGTGCCGATCGCACAGCGCCTGCGCGAGGGCGTGGGCGCGAGCCTCTCGCTCACCGTACCGCTCTTCCTGCTCGGGATCCCGCTCGCCCTCGGCGCGTCGCTCTTCGTGGCCTTCTTCCGCGAGACCTACATCGACCGCGCCGGGGTGGTGCTCGCGGTGGTGGTGATGAGCGTGTCGATCCTGATCTACATCCTGGCCGGCCAGTACCTGATCGGCGTGCTGCTGCGCTGGTTCCCGATCTCGGGCTTCGACGCCGACCCGGCCGTCCTCGCGCGCTTCCTGGCGCTGCCGGTCGGAGTGGGCCTCCTGCACGGGCTCGGCAGCGACCTGCGCTTCTACCGCACCGTCTTCGTCGAGGAGACCTCGCGCGACTACGTGCGCACCGCCTTCGCGAAGGGGGCCGGCGAGGGCCGGGTGATGGCCCGCCACGTGCTGCCGAACGCGATGCTCCCGATCCTCACCCACGAGGTGGTGCGGATTCCGGGTCTCTTCACCGGCGCGCTCCTGCTCGAGTCCTTCTTCGGCATCCCCGGGCTCGGCTCGATGACCGTCGACGCGATCGACGCCAACGACTTCGCGACCCTGCGCGTGATGGTGTACGTGGGAGCCCTGCTCTTCATCGCCGCGCAGATCGTCACCGACGTGGCCTACACCGTGGTCGACCCGCGCGTGCGGCTCACGTGA